A genomic window from Nicotiana sylvestris chromosome 11, ASM39365v2, whole genome shotgun sequence includes:
- the LOC138881552 gene encoding uncharacterized protein: protein MENIPILLQHSGEWDDNNNFINFHVDAILIKTSWKFEQLLGEIAMQLQKDSKTIVIQYVIAQGYPPITICSDMSVSVYMELKKSSAGMTTIPLCVSFAKNTIAASTSSFDVAPISSEIAQFESTDMITTFDVQEGDDAILELDDANIITDQFHQNVEKGQIYEDKNLLALVMKQYILECVDERCTWRLKASSLRASNLFKVTDFNSVHSCLTDKRFCSQKQVVSAFVAAVVQDKLVDPKTIYTPTDIQRDIQKAYGMDLSYMQAWRSKEKAMQLLRRSPSESYKKMPTYLYMLEYANPGSVTRLHTEGDGSFLYAFIAIYASIRGWVYCRPTVVVDGSFLKSTYRGTILTASMQDAEGKNTIQLHSVKETKNIFKYYMIPFRETYGQREGMCIVSDRHDAIWKATSIVYPEVPHCACMFHLWNNIKTNFRKSQKQIKEVYFALARAYTVEEFNRHMAELEAIDSRVKTYLMDIGYNKWSRAHSKANRTMIMTSNIAKSVNAANKHARDLPVVNLLNFMTTLIQK from the exons ATGGAAAATATTCCAATTCTGCTGCAGCATAGTGGAGAATGGGATGAtaacaataatttcataaattttcatGTTGATGCAATTCTAATAAAGACCTCTTGGAAATTTGAACAACTTCTCGGAGAAATTGCAATGCAACTGCAAAAGGACAGTAAAACAATAGTTATTCAGTATGTTATTGCTCAAGGATATCCACCAATTACAATTTGCAGCGATATGAGTGTTAGTGTTTACATGGAATTGAAAAAATCAAGTGCAGGGATGACAACAATTCCCCTGTGTGTGTCGTTTGCTAAAAACACTATAGCTGCAAGCACCTCCAGTTTCGATGTTGCTCCAATTTCATCAGAAATTGCACAATTTGAAAGCACTGATATGATTACTACGTTTGATGTGCAAGAAGGAGATGACGCTATTTTAGAACTTGATGATGCAAACATCATAACAGATCAATTTCatcaaaatgttgaaaaaggacaaaTTTATGAAGACAAGAACCTGCTGGCTCTCGTTATGAAACA GTATATCCTTGAATGCGTGGATGAAAGATGCACTTGGAGACTTAAAGCATCAAGCCTGCGAGCATCAAATCTTTTCAAAGTGACGGATTTCAATTCTGTCCACAGTTGTTTAACTGATAAGAGATTTTGTTCACAAAAGCAAGTTGTCTCAGCTTTTGTTGCAGCTGTGGTACAAGATAAACTTGTTGACCCGAAAACTATATATACACCAACAGATATCCAGAGAGACATCCAAAAAGCATATGGTATGGACTtaagctacatgcaagcatggagaTCAAAAGAAAAAGCAATGCAATTATTGAGACGATCACCAAGTGAATCATACAAGAAAATGCCAACATATCTTTATATGTTAGAGTACGCTAACCCAGGATCAGTGACACGACTACACACTGAAGGAGATGGGAGCTTCTTGTATGCATTCATAGCTATATATGCATCGATTAGAGGATGGGTCTATTGTAGGCCAACAGTTGTAGTTGATGGAAGTTTTTTAAAGTCAACATATAGAGGAACCATACTCACAGCTTCCATGCAAGACGCAGAGGGTAAGAATACAATCCAATTACATtcagttaaagaaacaaaaaacattttcaaatattatatgataccA TTCAGAGAAACCTATGGACAAAGAGAGGGAATGTGCATTGTATCAGACAGGCATGATGCTATATGGAAAGCAACTTCAATTGTCTATCCAGAAGTCCCTCATTGTGCATGTATGTTCCATCTGTGGAACAACATAAAGACAAACTTCAGGAAGAGCCAAAAACAAATCAAAGAAGTATATTTTGCGTTAGCAAGAGCATACACTGTTGAAGAATTCAACAGGCATATGGCAGAGTTAGAAGCTATTGATAGTAGAGTGAAAACATACCTGATGGATATTGGATATAATAAATGGTCCCGGGCGCATTCCAAGGCAAATAGAACCATGATCATGACATCGAATATTGCGAAATCAGTAAATGCAGCAAACAAGCACGCAAGAGACCTCCCAGTTGTGAATTTGCTTAACTTTATGACAACATTGATTCAAAAATAG